The Saccharolobus shibatae B12 genomic interval AAGGTGCTTGAATCGTTGGAGAACTTATTAAAGGACAAAGTAAAGGTTTATAGGGCACCATTTGGCTGGTATAAGGCTTTTTCAATATCTTGCTATGGCCATCCCTTAAGTGAGTTATCTAGGAGAATAAGAAAGGGTGAGGAGTTGGAGAAAAGTGAGGAGTTGAAGTACTGTGAAAAGTTCGGATTTCCTACCTCCGCTGAAAGCGCGTTTATGAGGAGAGCAGTAATAGGATATTTAAGGAGTATATTTCAACCGCTTTTCGAATCTGAGAATAATGAAAACGTAAGTAATGGCGAAATGAGTATACTTTATCAAAATGTAGAGAGCGGAAGACTTCTGCCATGTATTAATGAGAATCCTAGGGTAATAGTGGTGTACGGTGGTGTTAAGGAGTTAGATTTTCCCAAAGAGATTATCGATAGTAAAAATAGGATTAAGGTCTGGTGGGTAAACGAGAGTAGAACTTATGTGGACGTTGGAAGATTGATATATTACTTCATTTTAGAATCGATTAGGAAACAGCCTCCTACTTTGCCAGATTGGGTCAATCCAATTCAGGTTAGACTCTTACCAGTAAAGAAAGACTTCTTAGATTTCTCAATACAAGTTGCGGAAAGGTTGAGAAAGGAGGGGATAAGAGTTAACATTGATGATTTGGATGATAGTTTAGGAAATAAGATAAGGAGAGCTGGGACTGAGTGGATACCTTTCGTCATAATTATAGGAGAAAGGGAAGTGAAGACTAATACGCTTACTGTAAAAATTAGAGCTAATAATGAGCAAAAGAGTATGAGTATCGAGGAGTTGATTAAGGAGATAAAGGATGAGGTAAAGGAAAGGCAGAATTTACCACTTTATTATAGTTTATATAAGCGCTAAAACCGCTGAGTTCGAGATGTGGATGAAGTACGAAATTTTAGAAGAAGAAGTTAGGCAAAAATTTCACGCTACAATTTGATGCTAACCGTTGAATGGCTCTCTGATGAGAGATGTAAGCCTAAATAAAATGAGGAAGGTCCCTTAACTAGAGGAAGTCTAAAAGACGTAAATGAATTTTTTATTTTAAATTCAGATTTCTCATTGGATGATAGTAGAGGCTAAGGTTCCGTTAAAGCTGACGTTATTTGGAGAACACGCTGTAGTTTATGATAGACCAGCCATTGCAATGACTATTTCAGAGAGCTTAAAGGTTAGGGTAAGTGAAAGTGATAAATTCCTAATTATATCACCCTCCCTCAATATAAGAGGGGTTAAGTTAGATCTGAATGAGATGAAAATTGAGAGTGATGAGGCTAAGAAAGTACTTAGATATGTATTTGAGGTATTGAATTACTTTGGAATGAAGAAGCCAGTTAAAATAGAAATAGATTCCACAGTTGAACCATCTGTTGGATTAGGTACGAGTGCTGGAGTTATTGTTGGTACTGTTGCTGCTTATTCTAAATATTTGGGAATCGATTTAAACAGAGATGAAATAGCCAAAATTTCCCACGATATTGAGTTAAAAGTTCAAGGAATAGCCAGTAGAATGGATACTTACACTGAAACATATGGTGGTTTAATTTATTTCCCACCCGGTGGGGAGGGATTTGAAAGGATAGATGCTAACTTTGAACTAACAGCTGGTTACATAAGGAGGAGTATGAGTACTGCTGATGTCTTATGGCGTGTTAGAAAACTTAAGGAGTTAAATAAGGAAATCTTCGATAACATATTGGACGTAATAGGTGAGATAACTAATAGAGCTAAATCCTTGATAATTGAACAAAATTATGAAGAATTAGGACTCTTAATGTACGTAAATCATGGATTGTTGTTCTCATTAGGAATAACTTCCCCAGAGGTTGATGAGATTGTTTCTAGAGCTAAACAATTGAGGGTAAAAGGTTGTAAGATTAGCGGGGGAGGGGCTGGAGGTTCAATAATATGTGTTAAGTCAATTGAAGCTGAAGTTCTTTTAAAGAGCTATAACGCTAGAATAGTTGACTCGACGCTAATTAAAGATGGTGTCAATATTTCGATAATATGAGGAAAAGTCTAATTTACCAGTAACCAGAAGATAGATTATTGTGTGTGGAATTATAGGAGTTGTATCGAATAAGGAAAGCAATAGACTAGCTGAATTAGTAGTGTCATGCCTTAATAGACTAGAATACAGGGGTTATGATAGTGTTGGCGTTGCTGCGCTTTCAAGTGCTAATTTAGAGGTAAGAAAGGCTAAGGGTACTGTTGAGGAAGTAGTAAGAAAGAAGAATATTAAAGAGTTGTCTGGTTACGCGTTTTTAGGACATACCAGATGGGCTACTCATGGAGCCCCTACTGACTATAATGCTCATCCACATACAGATTGTAGTAATAATATAGCGGTAATTCATAATGGAACAATAAGGAATTTTAAAGAGCTAAGAGATGAGTTACAGTCTCTAGGCCATAAGTTCAAGAGTGAGACTGACACTGAGGTAATACCTCATATGATGGAGGAATACATGAAGAGGGGTATGGATACTTTTCAAGCTTTTAGAAGTGCAGTAAAGAGCATTCAAGGTAGTTTTGCGATTTTGGCAGTA includes:
- the mvk gene encoding mevalonate kinase; the encoded protein is MIVEAKVPLKLTLFGEHAVVYDRPAIAMTISESLKVRVSESDKFLIISPSLNIRGVKLDLNEMKIESDEAKKVLRYVFEVLNYFGMKKPVKIEIDSTVEPSVGLGTSAGVIVGTVAAYSKYLGIDLNRDEIAKISHDIELKVQGIASRMDTYTETYGGLIYFPPGGEGFERIDANFELTAGYIRRSMSTADVLWRVRKLKELNKEIFDNILDVIGEITNRAKSLIIEQNYEELGLLMYVNHGLLFSLGITSPEVDEIVSRAKQLRVKGCKISGGGAGGSIICVKSIEAEVLLKSYNARIVDSTLIKDGVNISII
- a CDS encoding threonyl-tRNA synthetase editing domain-containing protein translates to MIILFIHASDFSFNVKEKAIKEPEEEAKLKSIELKNVLVCFTTVEKGDDEEILNEAMNDILDVYSKVKADSVVIYPYAHLSSNLANPDTAIKVLESLENLLKDKVKVYRAPFGWYKAFSISCYGHPLSELSRRIRKGEELEKSEELKYCEKFGFPTSAESAFMRRAVIGYLRSIFQPLFESENNENVSNGEMSILYQNVESGRLLPCINENPRVIVVYGGVKELDFPKEIIDSKNRIKVWWVNESRTYVDVGRLIYYFILESIRKQPPTLPDWVNPIQVRLLPVKKDFLDFSIQVAERLRKEGIRVNIDDLDDSLGNKIRRAGTEWIPFVIIIGEREVKTNTLTVKIRANNEQKSMSIEELIKEIKDEVKERQNLPLYYSLYKR